In Crassostrea angulata isolate pt1a10 chromosome 4, ASM2561291v2, whole genome shotgun sequence, one genomic interval encodes:
- the LOC128181868 gene encoding uncharacterized protein LOC128181868, whose product MNGSYTAAISSPRRLNHVEIFALKVFFQKIETIEQMREILEMFKNRCLISEEFYDLLCEFHFHVESSIEHLSTIITQYILSNRTFTYGLYYVIFVIYHSDEKELAYRLFNIYQNIIMHEIPTKVQKKDASSRRKIQIYSESMKKNIQDMMFNNPEEHFRNLSVKFRGEINRLLLLPTTTDMTEICDKYFVFLTLTMDSIANKTNAIDPNDQLFQDMESISTMTSCPDLSLCMLYGRKAVVFSFADQKSEGDEIVKEALVCANRVSGCLEIVDTLYKIILYLRAWYESFPQIITNEIYIHFTQAIHILENEPDDIRLFWTRRFTFRLLFCYLGLGMRCRFIKRYRCSCAVMKEAERQIQIYDSPDAELRVQMYFAIAKSRLCHLKGDIDKALEHIQLAKSIAKKGKCCELKIILKTEKDLLLPDTAKLFVEEESSDSENVACHCIPEPIHLPKSFHCQYQYVELTNFPEHPSPVSISSGEGDINNVSENARTDEWEENTNEGPPRTHGVSQEVVHIRSSKID is encoded by the coding sequence ATGAATGGTAGTTATACAGCAGCGATATCCAGCCCTAGACGTCTAAATCATGTTGAAATATTTGCTCTTAAAGTGttctttcaaaaaattgaaacaattgaGCAAATGAGAGAGAttcttgaaatgtttaaaaacagatGTCTTATAAGCGAAGAGTTTTACGATCTTCTCTGTGAATTTCATTTTCACGTAGAAAGTAGTATAGAACATCTGAGTACTATCATAACTCAGTACATATTGAGTAATAGAACATTTACTTATGGCCTGTATTATGTCATTTTTGTTATATACCACTCTGATGAAAAGGAGTTGGCTTATAGACTcttcaatatttatcaaaatataataatgcATGAAATACCAACAAAGGTGCAAAAAAAGGATGCATCAAGCAGAAGAAAGATTCAAATTTATTCAGAATCCATGAAGAAAAACATCCAAGACATGATGTTCAATAATCCCGAAGAACATTTCAGAAATCTCTCTGTGAAATTTCGGGGAGAAATTAACAGATTGCTTCTTTTACCTACAACCACTGATATGACAGAAATTTGTGacaaatattttgtgtttttaactCTCACAATGGATTCCATTGCAAACAAGACTAACGCTATCGACCCCAATGACCAACTTTTTCAAGATATGGAGTCCATTTCGACTATGACGTCATGCCCTGACCTGTCTCTGTGCATGCTTTACGGTAGAAAGGCCGTTGTCTTCTCGTTTGCTGACCAAAAATCTGAGGGAGACGAAATTGTTAAGGAAGCATTGGTGTGTGCAAACAGAGTTTCCGGTTGTTTGGAAATAGTCGATACGCTATATAAAATCATTCTTTACCTCAGAGCATGGTATGAATCCTTCCCTCAAATAATaaccaatgaaatatatattcatttcacACAGGCGATCCATATATTAGAAAACGAACCTGATGATATCAGATTATTCTGGACAAGGAGATTTACTTTTCGTTTACTGTTTTGTTACTTGGGTTTAGGAATGCGATGTCGATTTATAAAACGATACAGATGTTCTTGCGCTGTCATGAAAGAGGCAGAGAGACAGATACAAATATACGACTCCCCCGATGCCGAGCTTCGAGTACAAATGTATTTTGCTATAGCTAAATCTCGGTTGTGTCATTTAAAGGGAGACATTGACAAAGCTCTAGAGCATATACAATTGGCAAAGAGCATTGCGAAAAAAGGAAAGTGTTgtgagctaaaaattattttaaagacagAAAAAGATTTACTTTTGCCAGACACTGCGAAATTGTTTGTGGAAGAAGAGAGCAGCGATTCTGAAAATGTTGCTTGTCACTGTATTCCAGAACCCATCCATCTTCCCAAATCCTTTCATTGTCAGTATCAATATGTAGAATTGACAAATTTTCCTGAACACCCTTCGCCTGTTTCGATCTCCAGCGGAGAAGGAGATATCAACAATGTGTCTGAAAACGCTAGAACCGATGAATGGG